Proteins encoded within one genomic window of Amphiura filiformis unplaced genomic scaffold, Afil_fr2py scaffold_45, whole genome shotgun sequence:
- the LOC140144216 gene encoding uncharacterized protein — MSSQISSVVKCVSFHLRNLSRIRRFLDLDTCKLAVQALVFSRIDYGNALLFGATEYDLTRLQRLQNRAARLIMMVGRDTSSAPLLRHLHWLPIRKRIEFKLLVITYKCVKSLAPEYLQELITFRKPKYATRSSLDRTLLIVPKTRTLTGDKAFQTAGPRLWNSLPINIRQAETLDIFKTNLKTHLFV, encoded by the coding sequence ATGTCTAGTCAGATTTCATCCGTTGTGAAGTGCGTCAGTTTTCACCTACGCAATCTTTCCAGGATTCGTCGTTTTTTAGATCTGGACACATGCAAGCTGGCTGTTCAAGCTCTTGTATTTTCTCGCATAGACTATGGTAACGCCTTACTGTTTGGAGCCACTGAATATGACCTAACTCGTCTGCAACGCCTACAAAATAGAGCCGCGAGACTTATAATGATGGTTGGCCGTGATACATCTAGTGCCCCTCTGTTACGCCATCTTCATTGGCTACCGATCCGTAAGCGTATCGAATTCAAGCTATTGGTCATCACATACAAGTGTGTCAAGTCACTAGCTCCGGAATACCTGCAAGAACTGATCACATTTCGCAAACCAAAGTACGCCACTCGTTCATCACTTGACAGAACACTTCTCATTGTTCCAAAAACCAGGACTCTCACCGGTGACAAAGCGTTTCAAACCGCAGGTCCTCGTCTATGGAATTCACTTCCAATCAACATCAGGCAGGCCGAAACACTGGacattttcaaaaccaatttaaaaactcatctgtttgTTTAA